DNA sequence from the Sphingomonas taxi genome:
CGCTGGGGGTCACGTTGACCGCGTTGGGGGCAGATTGCACAGCATGACCTGACGAATAGGAAAGGGCGGCCCCATGCATCCAGCGGCGAACTTCGAGCTGATCATCGGCATGTTCCTGGTGGTAGTCGGGCTTCACTATCTGGCTCGTCGCGTGTCGCTGCCGCCGGCAGCCGCACTGATCGTCGGCGGATGCGCGGTGGCCTTCGTTCCGGGCGTGCAGGGGATCGCGATCGACCCGGAACTGGTCCTCGTCCTGTTTCTTCCACCCCTGCTGATGGACGGTGCGTGGTTCACCGCCATCGCGCCGTTCCGAAGGCACATGGCCGGCATCCTGTCGCTCGCGGTCGGTGCGGTCTTCTTCACGACCGCGGTCGTGGCCATCGTGACCAAGGTGCTGATGCCTCAATTGCCATGGGCCGCCTGCGTCGCTTTGGGTGCGATCCTGTCGCCTCCCGACGCGGTATCGGCACGCGCCGTGTTGCAGCGGGTCAGGCTGCCGCGGCGGCTGACCACGCTGCTCGAAGGCGAAAGCCTGTTGAACGATGCCGCCGGGCTGGTCCTGTTCCGGTTCGCAGTGGCGGCGGTGCTGACCGGCGGCTTCCATCTCGGGGCGGCGACCGGGACCTTCTTCCTGCTGGTGGCGGGTGGCATCGCGGTGGGGGCGGCGATCGGCGGGTTGTGGGTGGCCCTGCTTCGCCGGCTCGGCGACGATACGCTGATGATCGCGGCGACCGTGCTGGTCTGCTGGAGCGCCTATATCGCGGCCGAACGGCTGCACGTCTCCGGTGTCATCGCGGTCGTCACCGCGGGCCTGACCTGCGGCTGGTTCCAGCACGTCGTCTTCGACGCGCGCGTGCGCATCCGGGCGCTGGCGTTCTGGCAGGTGCTCGTGTTTCTTCTCGAAGCTGCCGTCTTTCTGCTTATCGGCCTGTCGTTCCGGGGCTTGCTCGACCGCGTGGGCGGGCTCGGCATGGTGGTGGATACGATGGCACGGCCCGTGCTGCTCATCGTCGCGGCGGTGATCGTCGCGCGCTTCCTGTGGATCTTCGGTGTCGACGCCGGCCTCACGATCCTTCGTCGCATCGGGTGGACGCGCCGGCAACCGCTCGGGCCACGCGCGGCGGTGGTGATGAGCTGGGCGGGAATGCGCGGCGTGGTGACGCTGGCGGTCGCGCTGTCGCTGCCGGAGGCGATGCCGGCGCGGGACCTGATGCTCGTCACCGCCTTTGCCGTGATCCTGGTCACCGTGCTGGTGCAGGGCACCTCGCTCGGCTGGATCATCCGGAGGATGAAGCCGGCGGAAGACGGCAGCACGCGACCGCCGCTCG
Encoded proteins:
- a CDS encoding Na+/H+ antiporter, which translates into the protein MHPAANFELIIGMFLVVVGLHYLARRVSLPPAAALIVGGCAVAFVPGVQGIAIDPELVLVLFLPPLLMDGAWFTAIAPFRRHMAGILSLAVGAVFFTTAVVAIVTKVLMPQLPWAACVALGAILSPPDAVSARAVLQRVRLPRRLTTLLEGESLLNDAAGLVLFRFAVAAVLTGGFHLGAATGTFFLLVAGGIAVGAAIGGLWVALLRRLGDDTLMIAATVLVCWSAYIAAERLHVSGVIAVVTAGLTCGWFQHVVFDARVRIRALAFWQVLVFLLEAAVFLLIGLSFRGLLDRVGGLGMVVDTMARPVLLIVAAVIVARFLWIFGVDAGLTILRRIGWTRRQPLGPRAAVVMSWAGMRGVVTLAVALSLPEAMPARDLMLVTAFAVILVTVLVQGTSLGWIIRRMKPAEDGSTRPPLDLHAAETMLFRAQLAVVEREAVAADGTVIHPQLLRRYRTRATVADAFDGTAEERDVAIASHFDVIIAAVTAGRAELVRLHRAGRIDDETLHDLEHDLDLEELAAAAAKG